The Ensifer adhaerens genome contains a region encoding:
- a CDS encoding ABC transporter substrate-binding protein gives MAGSLMTAVPAFAAGTLTVSSPQDPGSWDPVDTFLVNWASVATNVYDGLTYRGPDLKLVPGLATAWEELDGGKRLRFTLREGVKFHNGEPFNAEAVKFTFDRLLGEEGSKGPQKSNYAVIEKVEIIDEKTVDLVLKTPDPVLLTKLAGYGAMIVPPKYIKEKGEDYFNAHPVGTGPFKVVSYEPKVGIKLEAFAEHWGGAPKLSNLNYRFISEPATAVAELQAGRVDLVIPPTIPIGMIPTIQDDSNLEIVSSAGPTVYALRFNTRDGITKDPKVRKALILGVDRDTIIQSILGGQADPIASFQGKLSFGFDPAMKPLPYDPEQAKALLKEAGVAPGASVQIDVRGNDATFNEVVQAVASYLQLIGINATIKPYETNVLLNDIIPAGKTGAMFQQSWGGWTLDYDNTAYSMYHSGEKWNPYDKDAELDKLLESQRSITDRAKREEILKQIANYAADRSLEMPLYNLNAIFGVSKRVKNFTPVPDSRLRLTDVTVE, from the coding sequence ATGGCGGGTAGTTTGATGACCGCAGTCCCGGCCTTTGCAGCCGGAACGCTGACCGTGTCGTCGCCGCAGGATCCGGGAAGCTGGGACCCGGTCGACACCTTCCTCGTCAACTGGGCGTCCGTCGCCACCAACGTCTATGACGGCCTCACCTATCGCGGCCCGGATCTCAAGCTCGTGCCTGGCCTTGCCACCGCGTGGGAAGAGCTCGACGGCGGCAAGCGCCTGCGCTTCACGCTGCGCGAGGGCGTCAAATTCCACAATGGCGAGCCCTTCAACGCGGAAGCGGTAAAGTTCACCTTCGACCGCCTGCTCGGCGAAGAAGGTTCCAAGGGCCCGCAGAAGTCCAATTATGCCGTGATCGAGAAGGTCGAGATCATCGACGAGAAGACCGTGGATCTGGTTCTCAAGACCCCGGATCCGGTCCTGCTCACCAAGCTTGCCGGCTACGGCGCGATGATCGTGCCGCCGAAATACATCAAGGAGAAGGGCGAAGACTACTTCAACGCCCATCCGGTTGGTACCGGCCCGTTCAAGGTCGTTTCCTACGAGCCGAAGGTCGGCATCAAGCTTGAAGCCTTTGCTGAGCATTGGGGCGGCGCGCCGAAGCTCTCGAACCTCAACTACCGCTTCATCTCGGAGCCGGCGACCGCCGTTGCCGAACTGCAGGCCGGCCGCGTCGATCTCGTCATCCCGCCGACCATTCCGATCGGCATGATCCCGACGATCCAGGACGACAGCAATCTTGAGATCGTCTCCAGTGCCGGTCCGACTGTCTACGCGCTGCGTTTCAACACGCGGGACGGCATCACCAAGGATCCCAAGGTCCGCAAGGCGCTGATTCTCGGCGTCGACCGCGACACCATCATCCAGTCGATCCTCGGCGGCCAGGCGGACCCGATCGCCAGCTTCCAGGGCAAGCTCTCCTTCGGCTTCGACCCGGCGATGAAGCCGCTGCCTTACGATCCGGAACAGGCAAAGGCGCTGCTGAAGGAAGCCGGTGTTGCCCCGGGTGCGTCCGTGCAGATCGACGTTCGCGGCAACGATGCGACCTTCAACGAAGTCGTGCAGGCGGTCGCAAGCTACCTGCAGCTGATCGGCATCAACGCCACGATCAAGCCCTATGAGACCAACGTTCTCCTGAACGACATCATCCCGGCCGGCAAGACCGGCGCAATGTTCCAGCAGTCCTGGGGCGGCTGGACACTCGACTACGACAACACCGCCTACTCGATGTACCACTCCGGCGAGAAGTGGAACCCCTACGACAAGGACGCGGAACTCGACAAGCTCTTGGAATCCCAGCGTTCGATCACCGATCGGGCAAAGCGCGAGGAAATCCTCAAGCAGATCGCCAACTACGCCGCCGACCGCTCGCTCGAGATGCCGCTCTACAACCTCAACGCCATCTTCGGCGTGAGCAAGCGCGTCAAGAACTTCACGCCGGTGCCGGACAGCCGCCTGAGGCTGACGGACGTGACCGTCGAGTAA
- a CDS encoding ABC transporter permease, which yields MAGFLIKRFLQAVFVVFVVTLTVSYAIRFTGDPALMLAQGAGSVTEEDLVRIREGLGLNQPFLAQYAQFIKGMFTLDFGRSFLGGTPVSQLIASALPATMLLAFASLIVSIAISIPLGIRAAVARGKWADQTIRILSLIGLSFPNFWLAIMLVLLFSIVLKWLPPSGMDGFASFIMPALTMGIILTATNVRLVRTAMLETLQSQYIMVARAKGLSESKVLYKHALRNCAIPLITYFGLQFGGLLGGIVVVELVFNWPGMGTLAFDAVASRDYPVLQAVITVLSLMIVFVNLLVDIAYGLVDPRIRTE from the coding sequence TTGGCCGGATTTCTGATCAAACGTTTTCTGCAGGCGGTCTTCGTCGTGTTCGTCGTGACACTGACCGTCTCCTATGCCATCCGGTTCACTGGCGACCCGGCTCTGATGCTGGCGCAAGGTGCGGGCAGCGTCACCGAGGAAGACCTCGTGCGCATCCGCGAAGGGCTCGGCCTCAACCAGCCATTCCTCGCGCAATATGCTCAGTTCATCAAAGGCATGTTCACGCTCGATTTCGGCCGTTCCTTCCTCGGCGGCACGCCCGTATCACAACTGATCGCCTCCGCCCTTCCGGCGACCATGCTGCTTGCGTTCGCCTCGCTGATCGTCTCGATCGCGATTTCCATTCCGCTTGGCATCCGCGCCGCCGTTGCGCGCGGCAAGTGGGCGGACCAGACGATCCGCATCCTATCGCTGATCGGGCTTTCCTTCCCGAACTTCTGGCTGGCGATCATGCTGGTGCTGCTGTTCTCGATTGTCCTCAAATGGCTGCCGCCGAGCGGCATGGACGGCTTTGCAAGCTTCATCATGCCGGCGCTCACCATGGGCATCATCCTCACGGCGACGAATGTGCGGCTGGTGCGCACGGCGATGCTCGAAACGTTGCAGTCGCAATACATCATGGTCGCCCGCGCCAAGGGCCTCAGCGAAAGCAAGGTGCTCTACAAGCACGCCCTGCGTAACTGCGCGATTCCGCTGATCACCTATTTCGGCCTGCAGTTCGGCGGCCTGCTCGGCGGCATCGTTGTCGTGGAACTCGTCTTCAACTGGCCGGGCATGGGCACGCTCGCCTTCGACGCCGTAGCTTCACGCGACTACCCCGTGCTGCAGGCGGTCATCACGGTGCTTTCGCTGATGATCGTGTTCGTCAATCTTCTGGTCGACATCGCCTACGGCCTCGTCGATCCGCGCATCCGGACGGAGTGA
- a CDS encoding winged helix DNA-binding protein, translating to MTKKSEDSFGGREWAENALPEHLKPVAAIGPIVSSAHLAEGGSPGLSEVEYGLILASHAFHRWMMRCMAAAGVPGLSPIEILILHTIRHRDRGKKLADICLVLDIEDTHVATYAIRKLEAARLVTTGKEGKEKTILITDKGSDACTRYAQIRERLLVSSTAKARPSEETLSEIAAVLRFMSGAYEQSARAATTL from the coding sequence ATGACGAAGAAGTCGGAGGATAGCTTTGGAGGACGGGAATGGGCAGAAAACGCCCTGCCCGAACACTTGAAGCCGGTCGCGGCCATCGGTCCGATCGTTTCCTCTGCGCACCTGGCCGAAGGCGGCTCGCCCGGCCTTTCGGAAGTCGAGTACGGCCTGATCCTCGCCTCACATGCGTTCCACCGCTGGATGATGCGCTGCATGGCGGCCGCCGGCGTGCCCGGTCTTTCTCCGATCGAAATCCTGATCCTGCACACGATCCGCCACCGCGATCGCGGCAAGAAGCTTGCCGACATCTGCCTGGTGCTCGACATCGAAGACACTCATGTCGCGACCTATGCGATCCGCAAGCTTGAAGCCGCGAGGCTGGTGACGACGGGCAAGGAAGGCAAGGAAAAGACCATCCTCATCACCGACAAGGGCTCGGACGCCTGCACGCGCTACGCGCAGATCCGCGAACGCCTGCTGGTCTCCTCGACCGCGAAGGCCCGCCCCTCCGAAGAGACACTCTCTGAAATCGCCGCCGTCCTGCGTTTCATGTCGGGCGCCTATGAACAGTCCGCGCGCGCCGCGACCACATTGTAA
- a CDS encoding peptidase M14, translated as MTTIFEGAFERTLDTLLTTYGKEAARGTKLEAWLFDDAASRKAAEQKLASFGVKATLRSAYKPLLHFFLEEVDRAALTSVVVRYPQHEGAPQNRFLLEAYPLAALVGDAEIRFEAGSTKAFTYDVTLTFRDGRQESHAVFAPNRIHTDFIGETLLSPTGWIRLDDGCDKHRECHLETDYERLFAGTMRAITDHAWGDSEPYFEELSIRVTLPITDFRLPVGEEVVSLREALHEDFYFSLLEVFQKKSGRPLGDRGLKPGQIVPEIVFGVGKPTVIVEARPLQTRDAEGEAQTLETAEAPLSVAQIHAELTAIDGQPFEAQSRAGRPVKARYHKGTDAPVMISGGQHPNETTGIVGVLRAAQALAARSGTHFTISPLENPDGYAVHQRLRVDNPLHMHHAARYTALGDDLEYRTGAALNEREIRKEAERLTGAQLHVNLHGYPSHEWTRPLSGYVPRGFAMWTLPKGFFLIMRHHAEWEGRAEQLIEAVTLRLAAVQGLLAYNDAQIALYETHAGETGFRIINGFPCLISVDDRHTAPLTLITEYPDETIYGDAFIAGHEAQKETVLAAYDAFQQMMAVA; from the coding sequence ATGACGACGATTTTCGAAGGCGCCTTCGAGCGCACGCTCGACACCCTTCTCACCACCTATGGCAAGGAAGCCGCCCGCGGCACCAAGCTCGAAGCCTGGCTGTTCGACGATGCTGCCAGCCGCAAGGCGGCGGAGCAGAAGCTCGCAAGCTTCGGCGTCAAGGCGACACTCCGCAGCGCCTACAAGCCGCTGCTGCATTTCTTCCTCGAAGAGGTAGACCGGGCAGCGCTCACCAGCGTCGTCGTACGCTATCCCCAGCATGAGGGCGCGCCGCAGAACCGCTTCCTGCTTGAAGCCTATCCGCTTGCGGCCCTCGTCGGTGACGCCGAGATCCGCTTCGAGGCCGGCAGCACAAAAGCCTTCACCTACGATGTCACGCTGACCTTCCGCGACGGCCGCCAGGAAAGCCACGCCGTCTTTGCGCCGAACCGCATCCACACCGACTTCATCGGCGAGACCCTTTTGTCGCCGACCGGATGGATCCGCCTCGACGACGGTTGTGACAAGCATCGCGAATGCCATCTCGAGACCGACTATGAACGGCTCTTTGCCGGAACGATGCGGGCGATCACCGACCATGCCTGGGGTGACAGCGAACCCTATTTCGAAGAACTCAGTATCCGCGTGACCCTGCCGATCACCGACTTCCGCTTGCCGGTCGGCGAGGAGGTCGTGAGCCTTCGCGAAGCACTGCATGAAGATTTCTATTTCTCGCTTCTCGAAGTCTTCCAGAAGAAGTCCGGCCGACCGCTCGGCGATCGCGGACTAAAGCCCGGCCAGATCGTTCCGGAAATCGTCTTCGGTGTCGGCAAGCCCACGGTCATTGTCGAAGCGCGGCCCTTGCAGACGCGTGATGCTGAAGGCGAAGCCCAGACGCTCGAAACCGCCGAAGCACCATTGTCGGTCGCACAGATTCATGCCGAACTGACCGCGATCGACGGCCAGCCCTTCGAGGCCCAGTCGCGCGCCGGCCGGCCGGTCAAGGCCCGCTACCACAAAGGCACCGATGCGCCGGTCATGATCAGCGGCGGCCAACATCCGAACGAGACGACGGGCATTGTCGGCGTCCTTCGCGCCGCCCAGGCGCTTGCCGCTCGTTCGGGCACCCATTTCACCATCTCGCCACTCGAAAACCCTGATGGATATGCCGTGCACCAGCGGCTGCGCGTCGACAACCCGCTGCACATGCATCACGCCGCCCGCTACACGGCACTCGGCGACGATCTCGAATACCGTACCGGCGCCGCGCTCAACGAGCGTGAAATCCGCAAGGAAGCCGAGCGCCTGACCGGCGCGCAGCTGCACGTCAACCTGCACGGTTACCCCTCGCATGAGTGGACGCGTCCGTTATCCGGCTACGTACCACGCGGCTTTGCCATGTGGACCCTGCCCAAGGGCTTCTTCCTGATCATGCGCCACCACGCCGAATGGGAGGGCCGCGCCGAGCAACTGATCGAAGCCGTTACCTTGCGGCTTGCTGCCGTCCAGGGGCTGCTTGCCTATAACGACGCGCAGATCGCGCTCTACGAGACCCATGCGGGCGAGACCGGCTTCCGGATCATCAATGGCTTCCCCTGCCTGATCTCGGTCGACGACCGCCACACTGCACCGCTTACGCTGATCACCGAGTATCCCGACGAGACGATTTACGGCGATGCCTTCATCGCCGGCCATGAAGCCCAGAAGGAAACGGTGCTTGCTGCCTATGACGCGTTCCAGCAGATGATGGCTGTCGCCTAG
- a CDS encoding ABC transporter ATP-binding protein, with product MNSPRAPRPHCNEEDRVTVDTPAPLLAVEKLSVAFNGNPVVEDLSFTVTPGRTLAIVGESGSGKSVTSLSIMRLSDMMGGQFPSGRILFRGKDGEIDLTAAPQKTMRAIRGKEIAMIFQEPMTSLNPVFTIGDQVAEVLMLHEKMTKAEALTETRRLLDMVRLPDSAELIGRYPHQLSGGMRQRVMIAMALACRPKLLIADEPTTALDVTIQAQILTIIRDLQQELGMAVIFITHDMGVVAEMADDVVVMWKGRKVEEGPVGEIFAAPKHPYTQTLLSAVPKLGSMAGEEFPKRLPLTMMVDGEPKRVGDVHLQRTARYDAAPILSVRDLVTRFDVRKNLFGKATHRVHAIENVSFDIFPGETLALVGESGSGKSTIGRTIQQLQSATSGEVLFGGRPVSAMSYAERQRLKQEIQYIFQDPFASLDPRKTVGFSIAEPIRTHGLILGEKDIEKRVHELLERVGLTPAHAKRYPHEFSGGQRQRVCIARALASRPKLIIADEALSALDVSIQAQIINLFMELQEQEGLAYLFISHDMAVVERMSHRVAVLYLGQIMEFGSRQQVFETPSHPYTRRLLSAVPVAEPGKGRERAMLEGEIPSPIRRVGNEPAVLPRKEIAPGHFVAKGV from the coding sequence ATGAACAGTCCGCGCGCGCCGCGACCACATTGTAACGAGGAAGACCGCGTGACCGTCGATACGCCTGCGCCGCTGCTCGCCGTCGAGAAGCTTTCCGTCGCCTTCAACGGCAACCCCGTCGTGGAAGACCTGAGCTTCACGGTCACGCCCGGCCGCACGCTGGCGATCGTCGGCGAATCCGGTTCCGGCAAATCCGTGACATCGCTGTCGATCATGCGGCTTTCGGACATGATGGGCGGCCAGTTCCCCTCAGGCCGCATCCTGTTTCGCGGCAAGGACGGCGAGATCGACCTGACCGCCGCGCCGCAGAAAACCATGCGTGCCATCCGCGGCAAGGAGATCGCCATGATCTTCCAGGAGCCGATGACGTCGCTGAACCCGGTCTTCACCATCGGCGACCAGGTCGCTGAAGTGCTGATGCTGCACGAGAAGATGACCAAGGCCGAGGCGCTCACCGAGACGCGCCGACTGCTCGACATGGTCCGCCTTCCCGATAGCGCCGAGTTGATCGGCCGCTATCCGCACCAGCTTTCCGGCGGCATGCGCCAGCGCGTCATGATCGCCATGGCGCTCGCCTGCCGGCCGAAGCTCCTGATTGCCGACGAGCCGACCACGGCGCTCGACGTCACCATCCAGGCGCAGATCCTGACGATCATCCGGGACCTTCAGCAGGAGCTCGGCATGGCGGTGATCTTCATCACCCACGACATGGGCGTCGTCGCCGAGATGGCCGATGACGTCGTTGTCATGTGGAAGGGCCGCAAGGTCGAGGAAGGCCCGGTCGGCGAGATCTTCGCAGCCCCCAAGCACCCCTATACCCAGACGCTGCTGTCCGCCGTGCCGAAACTCGGCAGCATGGCGGGTGAGGAATTCCCGAAGCGCCTGCCGCTGACCATGATGGTCGACGGCGAACCGAAGCGCGTCGGCGACGTCCATCTCCAGCGCACCGCCCGCTACGATGCGGCACCGATCCTTTCGGTGCGCGATCTCGTCACCCGCTTCGACGTGCGCAAGAACCTCTTCGGCAAGGCGACGCACCGGGTGCACGCCATTGAAAATGTCAGCTTCGACATCTTCCCCGGCGAAACCCTGGCGCTCGTCGGCGAAAGCGGCTCCGGCAAGTCGACGATCGGCCGCACGATCCAGCAGCTGCAGAGCGCAACATCTGGCGAGGTCCTCTTCGGCGGCCGACCCGTCTCTGCCATGAGCTATGCCGAGCGACAGCGGCTGAAGCAGGAAATCCAGTACATCTTCCAGGATCCCTTCGCCTCGCTCGACCCGCGCAAGACCGTCGGTTTCTCGATTGCCGAGCCGATCCGCACCCATGGCCTGATCCTCGGCGAGAAGGACATCGAAAAGCGCGTACACGAGTTGCTGGAGCGCGTCGGCCTGACGCCGGCGCACGCCAAGCGCTATCCGCATGAATTCTCTGGCGGCCAGCGCCAGCGCGTCTGCATCGCCCGCGCGCTTGCCTCGCGCCCGAAGCTGATCATCGCCGACGAGGCGCTTTCGGCGCTCGACGTGTCGATCCAGGCGCAGATCATCAACCTGTTCATGGAGCTGCAGGAACAGGAAGGGCTCGCCTATCTCTTCATCAGCCATGACATGGCCGTGGTCGAACGTATGAGCCACCGGGTCGCCGTGCTCTATCTCGGCCAGATCATGGAGTTCGGCAGCCGCCAGCAGGTGTTCGAAACGCCCTCCCATCCCTATACGCGCCGGCTGCTTTCCGCTGTGCCTGTCGCCGAACCCGGCAAGGGCCGCGAGCGTGCCATGCTGGAGGGAGAAATCCCGAGCCCGATCCGCCGTGTCGGCAACGAACCCGCGGTTTTGCCGCGCAAAGAGATCGCACCCGGCCATTTCGTGGCCAAGGGTGTGTGA
- a CDS encoding ABC transporter permease, with protein MTTKAANTRFARFRNLEFILGALLTGGICLAVLLSGVLFPGGVDKIDLMARLTPPFVSWVHPLGTDPLGRDVLARVVAGGKISLLVGLTSVAGAVVVGVVMGLVSGYYRGFWDMLVMRFADVQLALPFILLAITFIAIVGGGLGNTIILLIVSQWVQYARLVRGSVLSLREREFIQSARAIGVRDYKILFQHLLPNLIGPVIVLMTLNVANNILLESSLTFLGLGVDPLIPSWGGMLADGRTYLQNAWWVSVFPGLAILLTVLGLNLLGDWLRDSLDPTGRTSR; from the coding sequence ATGACCACCAAGGCCGCAAACACCCGCTTCGCCCGCTTCCGCAACCTCGAATTCATCCTCGGCGCGCTTCTGACCGGTGGCATCTGCCTCGCAGTGCTCCTTTCCGGCGTGCTCTTCCCGGGTGGCGTCGACAAGATCGACCTGATGGCGCGGCTGACCCCGCCCTTCGTCAGCTGGGTGCATCCACTCGGCACTGACCCGCTCGGCCGCGACGTGCTTGCCCGCGTGGTTGCCGGCGGCAAGATCTCGCTGCTGGTCGGCCTGACCTCGGTTGCCGGCGCTGTCGTCGTCGGCGTGGTCATGGGGCTCGTCTCCGGCTACTATCGCGGCTTCTGGGACATGCTCGTCATGCGCTTTGCCGACGTGCAGCTGGCCCTTCCCTTCATCCTGCTCGCCATTACTTTCATCGCCATCGTCGGCGGCGGGCTCGGCAACACCATCATCCTGTTGATCGTCTCGCAATGGGTGCAGTACGCCCGGCTCGTGCGCGGTTCGGTCCTGTCGCTGCGCGAGCGCGAGTTCATCCAGTCGGCCCGCGCGATCGGCGTGCGCGACTACAAGATCCTGTTCCAGCACCTGCTGCCCAACCTGATTGGCCCCGTCATCGTGCTGATGACCTTGAATGTCGCCAACAACATCCTGCTTGAAAGCAGCCTCACCTTCCTCGGCCTCGGCGTCGATCCGCTGATCCCGAGCTGGGGCGGCATGCTGGCCGACGGGCGCACCTATCTGCAGAATGCCTGGTGGGTCAGCGTCTTTCCGGGCCTTGCGATCCTCTTGACCGTTCTCGGCCTCAACCTTCTCGGCGACTGGCTGCGCGACAGCCTCGACCCAACCGGTAGAACTTCACGATGA